The following proteins come from a genomic window of Lolium rigidum isolate FL_2022 chromosome 5, APGP_CSIRO_Lrig_0.1, whole genome shotgun sequence:
- the LOC124657391 gene encoding protein EARLY FLOWERING 5-like: protein MASSYPAVVLLLLLRFSCGAVAVSSSYISRTTEQQIIASAAPAAFADADADDQSDLEGLPFLASPSGSFAAYLRRATTVDNVGDVCYVEVVQQQGGGGGTSSVWESECTPVSGADTCDLAFSPVGLELFAGGRSLWDTAVDSDPEMVSLDGAGDMRIVSRDGVTVWRTRDEPWAGQRCGAPLPVSSSASTVDVLPPPKATTGAKLLTPPAVTSALASPWGSDFSFGDQTAPPFDTEPDQMLPPPPPPPADDEGSTDLPDLPLPPPPPPPERIRNEVMRRTRVSIPGGVHVIGRGFTVSTLSGRHGHGKLLFRARAIIVDAKEVAHEALVAAGCSVTRRATQLAHEATSTVVAAVARIAAAVPGRATTAATIATATTVAAPATTSVAAPTDDEGSTDLPDLPMPPPPPPADPSTYWPDLPLPPPPADTYPIPIPETPEVPMYSSPPPAPPTAFVPPQTPPFVPPPGAGIATPPASSGGDSGMAFMPPPAGTPHPHHVPLGASPPLVPGAVAPISGGHGRLPFGQGQGVFGQQQNQLLNGGGQPLEDSAGGWSGRERGEAAVNLAFVGVVALFFGL from the exons ATGGCTTCCTCTTACCCTGCTGTCGTGCTGCTACTCTTGCTGCGGTTCTCCTGCGGCGCCGTGGCCGTCTCCTCCAGCTACATCTCAAGGACCACCGAGCAGCAGATCATCGCCAGCGCCGCACCTGCGGCATTTGCTGACGCCGATGCTGATGACCAGAGCGACCTGGAGGGGCTGCCTTTCCTCGCGTCGCCCTCCGGGTCCTTCGCTGCTTACCTCCGCCGCGCCACCACCGTGGACAATGTCGGGGACGTGTGCTACGTCGAGGTCGTCCAGCAgcagggcggtggcggcgggaccAGCAGCGTGTGGGAGTCGGAGTGCACGCCAGTGAGCGGCGCCGACACGTGCGACCTGGCCTTCTCGCCGGTTGGGCTCGAGCTCTTCGCCGGCGGCCGTTCCCTGTGGGACACCGCCGTGGATTCAGACCCCGAGATGGTCAGTCTCGACGGCGCGGGCGACATGAGAATCGTCAGCAGGGACGGCGTCACGGTGTGGAGGACGCGGGACGAGCCGTGGGCGGGGCAGAGGTGCGGGGCGCCCTTGCCGGTGTCATCGTCGGCCTCAACTGTCGACGTGCTCCCGCCGCCGAAGGCCACCACCGGGGCGAAGCTTCTGACGCCGCCGGCGGTCACGTCGGCTCTTGCCAGTCCTTGGGGCTCGGACTTCAGTTTCGGAGACCAGACGGCGCCGCCGTTTGACACGGAGCCGGACCAGAtgctgcctcctccgccgcccccgcCAGCTGACGACGAGGGTTCGACCGACTTGCCTGACCtgccgctgccaccgccgccgcccccgcctgaAAGAATTAGGAA TGAGGTGATGCGTCGCACCCGAGTCAGCATACCAGGCGGGGTCCACGTGATAGGACGTGGTTTCACCGTGTCCACCTTGAGCGGCCGCCATGGCCATGGCAAGCTGCTTTTCCGTGCCCGCGCCATCATTGTTGACGCCAAGGAAGTCGCGCATGAAGCGCTTGTAGCAGCGGGATGCAGTGTGACCCGCCGCGCCACACAGCTGGCACATGAGGCGACCTCCACCGTTGTTGCCGCTGTTGCCAGAATAgccgccgccgttcccgggcGGGCCACCACGGCCGCCACCATTGCCACGGCCACCACCGTTGCCGCGCCCGCCACCACCAGCGTTGCTGCCCCCA CTGACGACGAGGGTTCGACCGACTTGCCTGACCTGCcgatgccaccgccgccgcccccggctgACCCGTCGACCTACTGGCCAGACCTTCCCCTGCCTCCTCCGCCGGCGGACACGTACCCGATCCCGATCCCCGAGACGCCGGAAGTGCCTATGTACTCCTCACCTCCTCCAGCTCCTCCAACCGCATTTGTCCCACCTCAGACGCCCCCGTTCGTGCCACCGCCCGGCGCGGGCATCGCCACGCCACCAGCTTCATCGGGTGGAGACAGCGGCATGGCATTCATGCCACCGCCTGCCGGCACGCCGCACCCGCACCATGTGCCCCTGGGGGCTTCGCCTCCGCTAGTGCCGGGCGCGGTGGCGCCGATCAGTGGCGGGCATGGCAGGCTCCCGTTCGGGCAGGGGCAAGGCGTGTTCGGCCAGCAGCAGAACCAGCTGCTGAACGGCGGGGGGCAGCCGCTGGAAGACAGCGCCGGCGGGTGGTCGGGCAGGGAGCGCGGCGAAGCGGCCGTGAACTTGGCTTTTGTTGGTGTGGTGGCTCTGTTTTTTGGCCTTTAG